One Salinimonas marina DNA segment encodes these proteins:
- a CDS encoding cupin domain-containing protein — MFPLQLDTVAFLRDYWQQQPMVIRQGFQHFSDFLDENDLAGLSELDEVDSRIIQHHQQQWHITHGPFDDFEKVCLGDWTLLVQGVDRYISEAAQLMEAFKFLPYWRMDDLMISYATPGAGVGPHFDQYDVFLVQGKGRRRWKVGRPGDHLPVFPHPQLAQVEPFEPVIDVVLEAGDILYVPPGWPHEGVAEAPCLTYSVGFRAPDQQQLVNALPAIFDEPGTQNVRYSDSGRQPVSHPGKISRAELTTLKSMILETVTQPQWEDALMRMLSDQPLSLDTPEALIHAQQLPGLLAQGAVYERIPGCRPVFCEHTASSTLTFYINGEAFCYAGEDRTCILVVLEGELISDIFVKNYTPDNAFFELLATLINKGYWEQKEDS, encoded by the coding sequence GTGTTTCCTCTTCAACTAGACACCGTTGCTTTTCTACGTGACTACTGGCAACAACAACCCATGGTTATTCGCCAGGGATTTCAGCATTTTTCCGACTTTCTGGATGAAAATGATTTGGCCGGGCTCAGCGAATTAGACGAAGTCGATAGTCGCATTATTCAGCATCATCAACAGCAATGGCATATTACCCATGGTCCTTTTGATGACTTTGAAAAAGTCTGTCTGGGCGACTGGACCTTATTGGTACAGGGCGTTGACCGCTATATCAGCGAAGCGGCGCAATTAATGGAAGCCTTTAAATTTCTGCCCTACTGGCGCATGGATGATCTGATGATAAGCTATGCTACCCCAGGTGCAGGGGTGGGCCCTCACTTTGACCAGTACGATGTTTTTCTGGTTCAGGGCAAGGGACGCCGGCGCTGGAAAGTAGGCCGCCCTGGCGACCACCTGCCCGTCTTCCCACACCCACAGCTGGCCCAGGTTGAACCGTTCGAGCCGGTCATTGATGTGGTACTTGAAGCCGGCGACATTTTGTATGTGCCCCCGGGATGGCCCCATGAAGGTGTGGCAGAGGCCCCCTGTCTGACTTACTCTGTGGGCTTTCGCGCACCGGATCAGCAGCAGCTGGTGAATGCGCTCCCGGCTATTTTTGATGAACCCGGGACCCAGAATGTACGTTACAGCGACTCTGGGCGTCAGCCCGTCAGCCATCCTGGTAAAATCAGCCGCGCCGAGTTAACCACGCTTAAGTCAATGATTCTGGAAACCGTCACCCAACCCCAGTGGGAAGATGCGCTGATGCGAATGTTAAGCGACCAGCCGCTATCTTTGGATACCCCCGAAGCGCTTATTCACGCCCAGCAATTACCCGGCTTGTTAGCTCAGGGCGCTGTGTATGAACGCATTCCCGGCTGCCGGCCGGTATTTTGTGAGCATACCGCCAGCAGCACATTGACCTTTTATATCAATGGCGAAGCATTTTGTTATGCCGGCGAAGATCGCACCTGCATACTTGTTGTGCTTGAAGGTGAGCTAATTAGCGATATATTCGTAAAAAATTATACGCCAGATAATGCTTTTTTTGAACTTTTGGCTACACTGATAAATAAGGGCTATTGGGAGCAAAAGGAAGACTCCTGA
- a CDS encoding NADP-dependent isocitrate dehydrogenase has translation MTKAKSTIVYTKTDEAPMLATYSLLPIVEKFAGAADIDIELSDISLAARILANFSDYLADDQQVPDALAELGKLTQDPNANIIKLPNISASIPQLRAAIKELNAKGYAVPAFPEDPQTDEEKDVRERYGKILGSAVNPVLREGNSDRRAPMAVKNYARKYPHSMGEWSQASRSHVAHMQKGDFFSSEKSTTVDKDGHVSIEFTDKQGNKKTLKPRVDLLAGEVIDGMYMSKNALCEFFEEQIEDAKDAGVLFSLHVKATMMKVSHPIVFGHCVKVFYKELFDKWGDLFDELGVDPNNGLGSVYDKIESLPESKRSEIQHDINACYGNRPPIAMVNSDKGISNLHVPSDVIVDASMPAMIRNSGKMWGPDGKSHDTKAVIPESTYATIYQEVINFCKTHGAFDPTTMGTVPNVGLMAQKAEEYGSHDKTFEMEADGKVQIVDADGKVLIEHDVEEGDIWRMCQAKDAPIQDWVKLAVTRARQSGMPAVFWLDEERAHDAQLITKVEKYLKDHDLNGLDIQIMSPVRAIRYSMERAIRGLDTISVTGNVLRDYLTDLFPILELGTSAKMLSIVPLMAGGGLYETGAGGSAPKHVQQFVEEGHLRWDSLGEFLALAVSFEDVAIKHSNGKAKIIGTALDKATESLLNNGKSPKRKAGQLDNRGSHVWLALYWAKEVASQTEDTDLAAKFKDIAEQLETNMDAILEEIDATQGKEQDINGYYYPDTDKVYNAMSPSKTLHKILA, from the coding sequence ATGACCAAAGCCAAGTCGACTATCGTCTACACCAAGACGGACGAAGCGCCTATGCTGGCGACTTATTCGTTGCTTCCCATTGTCGAAAAATTTGCTGGTGCAGCAGACATCGATATCGAGCTAAGTGACATCTCACTGGCGGCACGCATTCTGGCAAACTTTTCTGATTACCTGGCCGATGACCAGCAGGTACCCGACGCACTGGCAGAGCTTGGCAAGCTGACTCAGGATCCCAACGCGAACATTATCAAGTTGCCAAATATTAGTGCCTCGATACCGCAGCTACGCGCTGCCATTAAAGAACTTAATGCCAAAGGCTATGCGGTTCCTGCGTTTCCTGAAGATCCACAAACAGATGAAGAAAAAGATGTTCGTGAACGCTATGGTAAAATTTTAGGCAGTGCGGTAAATCCGGTATTGCGTGAAGGTAATTCTGACCGTCGTGCGCCAATGGCGGTGAAAAACTATGCCCGCAAATATCCCCATTCAATGGGCGAGTGGAGCCAGGCTTCACGTTCACATGTTGCGCATATGCAAAAAGGCGATTTCTTCTCCAGCGAAAAGTCGACTACTGTCGATAAAGACGGTCATGTCAGCATTGAATTTACCGACAAGCAGGGCAATAAGAAAACGCTTAAGCCGCGGGTAGACTTGCTGGCCGGTGAAGTTATCGACGGCATGTACATGAGCAAAAACGCGCTGTGCGAGTTTTTTGAAGAACAGATTGAAGATGCTAAAGATGCCGGCGTGCTGTTTTCACTGCATGTAAAAGCCACCATGATGAAGGTTTCACACCCCATCGTATTTGGCCACTGCGTTAAAGTATTTTACAAAGAGCTGTTTGATAAATGGGGCGACCTGTTTGATGAGCTTGGCGTTGATCCAAACAATGGTTTGGGCAGTGTTTACGATAAGATTGAAAGCTTGCCAGAATCTAAGCGCTCTGAAATTCAGCATGATATCAATGCCTGCTATGGAAACCGTCCGCCGATCGCGATGGTTAACTCCGATAAAGGCATCTCGAACCTGCATGTACCCAGCGATGTCATCGTAGATGCGTCTATGCCTGCTATGATTCGTAATTCAGGCAAGATGTGGGGACCGGATGGCAAATCACACGACACCAAAGCCGTGATCCCAGAAAGTACCTATGCCACCATTTACCAGGAAGTCATCAACTTCTGTAAAACCCACGGTGCCTTCGATCCTACTACCATGGGTACAGTGCCAAACGTAGGTCTGATGGCGCAAAAGGCCGAAGAATACGGTTCTCATGACAAAACATTTGAAATGGAAGCCGACGGTAAAGTTCAGATTGTCGATGCCGATGGCAAGGTTCTGATTGAACACGATGTGGAAGAAGGCGATATCTGGCGTATGTGTCAGGCCAAAGACGCGCCCATCCAGGACTGGGTGAAGCTGGCGGTGACCCGTGCCCGTCAATCGGGTATGCCGGCGGTATTCTGGCTGGATGAAGAACGTGCCCACGATGCCCAGCTTATTACCAAAGTTGAAAAATATCTGAAAGATCATGACCTAAACGGTCTGGACATCCAGATTATGTCTCCGGTCCGCGCTATTCGTTATAGCATGGAACGTGCGATACGTGGCCTTGATACCATCTCGGTAACCGGCAATGTATTACGTGATTATCTGACAGACTTGTTCCCGATTCTGGAGCTGGGTACCAGTGCCAAAATGCTATCTATTGTGCCGCTGATGGCTGGTGGCGGGCTGTATGAAACCGGCGCAGGTGGTTCAGCGCCTAAGCATGTTCAGCAGTTTGTAGAAGAAGGGCACTTACGCTGGGATTCGCTAGGTGAGTTCCTGGCACTGGCGGTATCGTTTGAAGATGTTGCGATTAAACATAGCAATGGTAAAGCAAAAATCATCGGTACAGCGCTGGATAAGGCAACCGAAAGTCTGCTGAACAACGGTAAATCGCCGAAGCGTAAAGCCGGCCAGCTGGATAACCGTGGCAGCCATGTCTGGTTAGCATTGTATTGGGCCAAAGAAGTGGCGTCCCAGACTGAAGATACTGATCTGGCCGCTAAATTCAAAGATATTGCAGAACAGCTTGAAACCAATATGGATGCCATCTTAGAAGAAATTGATGCGACCCAGGGTAAAGAGCAGGACATCAATGGTTACTATTATCCGGATACGGATAAAGTGTATAACGCCATGTCTCCAAGTAAGACCCTGCATAAAATTCTGGCTTAA
- the clpS gene encoding ATP-dependent Clp protease adapter ClpS: protein MSRDNAISIEKEKLREAQRQKTQPPPMYKVLLNNDDYTPMDFVVEVLMHFFNMDAEKANQTMLTVHYQGKAICGIYTAEIAETKVMQVNQYARKQQHPLMCTMEQA, encoded by the coding sequence ATGAGTAGAGACAACGCGATCAGTATCGAAAAAGAAAAACTCCGTGAAGCGCAGCGCCAAAAAACGCAGCCGCCACCAATGTATAAAGTGTTGTTAAATAATGATGACTACACGCCAATGGACTTTGTGGTAGAGGTACTCATGCATTTCTTTAATATGGATGCTGAGAAGGCCAATCAGACTATGTTAACTGTGCACTATCAGGGTAAAGCAATATGTGGAATTTATACCGCAGAGATTGCCGAAACCAAAGTAATGCAGGTCAATCAGTACGCACGCAAACAACAACACCCACTTATGTGCACCATGGAACAGGCGTAA
- a CDS encoding GNAT family N-acetyltransferase produces MIFLVEKVDWTSASQRLTELREKVFVLEWQMPRDCEFDELDRQAIHIILSNEQGEAIATARLTPCGEIGRVAIRIGYRKLIVYRKLFSVLIEHARLSKMQNVTLNCDIASVEHHTRLGFTATGQAFMEAGIARQPMSCPVSRFKLPDVTQLH; encoded by the coding sequence ATGATTTTTTTAGTGGAGAAAGTAGACTGGACGAGCGCCAGTCAGCGGCTAACCGAATTACGTGAAAAGGTCTTTGTGCTGGAGTGGCAAATGCCTCGCGATTGTGAGTTTGATGAACTTGATCGTCAGGCCATACACATCATTTTAAGTAATGAGCAAGGTGAAGCCATCGCTACCGCGCGCCTTACCCCATGCGGGGAAATTGGCCGGGTGGCAATCCGGATTGGCTATCGTAAACTCATTGTTTATCGCAAACTTTTCAGTGTTCTGATCGAGCATGCCCGTCTGAGCAAAATGCAAAATGTAACTCTGAACTGCGATATAGCCAGTGTTGAGCATCATACCCGACTTGGCTTCACTGCCACCGGCCAGGCATTTATGGAAGCGGGCATCGCCCGCCAGCCCATGAGCTGTCCGGTAAGTCGTTTCAAGCTACCGGATGTGACCCAGCTGCATTAG
- the cspD gene encoding cold shock domain-containing protein CspD yields MAVGKVKWFNNAKGFGFIVPEDGGEDIFAHYSTIQMEGYRSLKAGQDVTFDVQQGPKGLHAENIGLMGDEPER; encoded by the coding sequence ATGGCGGTTGGTAAAGTTAAATGGTTTAACAACGCAAAGGGTTTTGGTTTCATCGTTCCGGAAGACGGCGGCGAAGACATATTTGCTCACTACTCAACAATTCAGATGGAAGGCTATCGCTCGCTGAAAGCAGGTCAGGATGTGACCTTCGACGTTCAGCAAGGCCCTAAAGGGTTACATGCCGAAAACATCGGGTTAATGGGCGACGAACCAGAGCGTTAA
- the mnmA gene encoding tRNA 2-thiouridine(34) synthase MnmA — protein MSEENTVTEPLSSPHSTTSQKVIVGMSGGVDSSVSAYLLLQQGYQVEGLFMKNWEEDDDDEYCAAAEDLADAQSVADKLGIHLHTINFAAEYWDNVFEYFLAEYKAGRTPNPDIMCNKEIKFKAFLEFAAEDLGADYIATGHYVQRREVNGKWQMLRGLDNNKDQSYFLYTLSHAHIAKTLFPVGNLEKPEVRRIAEEQGLVTADKKDSTGICFIGERKFKDFLSRYLPAQPGDIETAEGQTIGRHEGLMYHTLGQRKGLHIGGLAEFGDDPWYVVDKDVARNVLIVGQGANHPRLYSNGLVANQLHWVSREPLTETLTATVKTRYRQHDIACTITPSGEDEVTVTFDEPQKAVTPGQSAVFYLEEVCLGGAIIESYIR, from the coding sequence ATGAGTGAAGAGAATACGGTGACAGAACCCCTTTCCAGCCCCCATTCCACTACATCACAAAAAGTCATTGTCGGCATGTCTGGCGGTGTCGATTCCTCAGTTTCTGCCTATCTGCTGCTACAGCAGGGGTATCAGGTTGAAGGCCTGTTCATGAAGAACTGGGAAGAAGATGATGATGACGAGTACTGCGCCGCCGCCGAAGATTTGGCAGATGCGCAGTCAGTGGCAGATAAACTGGGCATTCATCTTCATACCATCAACTTTGCCGCTGAATACTGGGACAATGTGTTTGAGTACTTTCTTGCTGAATACAAAGCAGGAAGGACACCCAATCCAGATATCATGTGCAACAAGGAAATCAAGTTTAAGGCCTTTTTGGAATTTGCGGCCGAAGATTTAGGCGCAGATTATATCGCCACGGGCCACTACGTGCAGCGCCGCGAAGTCAATGGCAAATGGCAAATGCTGCGCGGTCTGGATAACAACAAAGACCAAAGCTATTTTTTGTATACCCTCAGCCATGCCCATATCGCCAAAACCCTGTTCCCGGTGGGCAACCTCGAAAAACCCGAGGTGCGCCGTATCGCCGAAGAACAGGGGCTGGTCACAGCCGATAAGAAAGACTCTACCGGTATCTGTTTTATCGGTGAGCGTAAATTTAAAGACTTTCTGTCACGCTATCTGCCGGCGCAGCCAGGCGATATCGAAACCGCCGAAGGTCAGACGATTGGTCGCCATGAAGGTCTTATGTACCATACTCTGGGTCAGCGTAAGGGTTTGCATATTGGCGGTCTGGCAGAGTTTGGCGATGACCCCTGGTATGTGGTCGACAAAGACGTAGCCCGGAATGTGCTGATTGTCGGTCAGGGTGCCAATCACCCGCGTTTATATTCCAATGGTCTGGTGGCCAACCAGCTGCACTGGGTTAGCCGTGAACCGCTAACCGAAACCTTAACAGCTACCGTCAAAACCCGTTACCGCCAGCACGATATCGCCTGCACCATTACCCCTAGCGGGGAGGATGAAGTGACCGTGACCTTTGATGAGCCGCAAAAAGCCGTTACCCCGGGTCAGTCTGCGGTATTTTATCTGGAGGAAGTGTGTCTGGGCGGCGCTATTATTGAGAGTTATATCCGCTAA
- a CDS encoding pseudouridine synthase: protein MAKRASTVILLNKPFNVLSQFTDAQERATLKDFVPVPDVYPAGRLDRDSEGLLVLTNDGKLQHKLANPQAKTSKTYWAQVEGQITSEAIAQLCAGVELKDGMTAPAKVKLMEEPAVWERTPPVRFRQHIPTSWISLTITEGRNRQVRRMTAHVGFPTLRLIRHRVGSWTIDGIANGEFVRFDL, encoded by the coding sequence ATGGCGAAACGTGCTTCCACTGTAATACTGCTCAACAAGCCATTTAATGTATTGTCTCAGTTTACCGATGCGCAGGAGCGGGCTACGCTGAAAGATTTTGTACCGGTGCCGGATGTCTATCCTGCCGGCCGTCTTGATCGGGATTCAGAAGGCTTACTGGTGTTAACCAACGACGGCAAACTGCAGCACAAACTGGCTAATCCGCAGGCCAAAACCAGTAAAACCTACTGGGCACAGGTGGAAGGTCAGATAACCAGTGAAGCCATTGCGCAACTTTGTGCCGGCGTCGAGCTTAAAGATGGCATGACGGCCCCTGCCAAAGTGAAGCTGATGGAGGAACCCGCCGTGTGGGAGCGAACTCCCCCCGTGCGGTTCCGCCAGCATATCCCCACCTCCTGGATCAGCCTGACCATTACCGAGGGGCGCAATCGGCAGGTGCGGCGTATGACCGCGCATGTAGGCTTTCCCACGTTACGCCTGATTCGTCATCGGGTGGGAAGCTGGACCATCGACGGGATTGCCAACGGCGAATTCGTCCGCTTTGATTTATAA
- a CDS encoding adenylate/guanylate cyclase domain-containing protein has product MATSTLRLLWMISAVHVNQTPAPETTISEPTVPENNVCETNASGAGAAGTNPPGTNVSAAHISENHTSEGASTHAIRRLIACASLGVATVLLFYTVYVLLAIPAGAPLFSVMLLHALLFGISAVLATCSISHAFPIARTLFLLAIMSGLAAITMLWQQDIGLQYFLILLMVACTYLFTRQESRARKLAETGCLIVFVGLEAGLLAYNHEQTGPVPLLINLIFGISCLVVLRVIRGRQQQDFQASAPRPWYAHLMPSPSGAASHATRTTREFDNVSVLFADLEGYTRLNTILSEAEVVKLLDALYRQLDTLAASFGIEKIKTNGDQYMAVSGLDRNASGLRSQPDPTLQLCYFAYAAIEVVRQLSCSYGFSLGVRVGIATGPVTGGVIGQHKPCFDVWGQTVNLAARLEQYASTDKVMVCPHTAARIGQNPRSGFKPGPPTLLRNQYPAHSLHKSSHCFV; this is encoded by the coding sequence ATGGCGACCTCAACATTGCGGCTATTATGGATGATATCTGCTGTGCATGTTAATCAAACCCCAGCTCCTGAAACAACTATTTCTGAACCAACTGTTCCTGAAAATAATGTTTGTGAAACCAATGCTTCTGGAGCAGGTGCCGCTGGAACCAATCCTCCTGGCACCAATGTTTCTGCAGCCCATATTTCGGAAAATCATACTAGTGAAGGCGCAAGCACCCACGCTATTCGCCGGCTAATCGCCTGCGCCAGTCTTGGCGTTGCTACGGTATTACTGTTTTATACAGTGTATGTGTTGCTGGCCATCCCGGCTGGCGCTCCGTTATTCAGTGTGATGCTGCTCCATGCTCTGCTTTTTGGTATAAGCGCGGTGCTTGCCACCTGCTCTATCTCCCACGCCTTCCCCATTGCCCGCACCTTGTTTTTACTGGCAATAATGTCGGGCCTCGCGGCGATTACGATGCTTTGGCAGCAGGATATCGGCTTACAGTATTTTTTAATTTTGCTGATGGTCGCCTGTACCTACCTGTTTACCCGCCAGGAATCCCGCGCCCGAAAGCTGGCTGAAACCGGCTGTTTGATTGTTTTTGTCGGGCTTGAAGCCGGCCTGCTGGCTTATAATCATGAGCAGACAGGGCCGGTGCCGCTACTGATAAACCTGATCTTTGGCATAAGCTGCCTGGTGGTTTTGCGAGTGATTCGAGGCAGGCAGCAGCAAGATTTTCAAGCGTCTGCGCCCCGCCCCTGGTATGCGCATCTTATGCCCAGCCCCTCAGGCGCGGCGTCGCACGCGACCCGCACTACCCGGGAATTCGACAATGTCAGTGTATTGTTTGCGGACTTAGAAGGCTACACCCGGCTTAATACCATACTCAGCGAGGCGGAAGTGGTAAAACTGCTGGATGCGCTGTATCGACAGCTCGATACCCTGGCGGCGAGTTTTGGCATTGAAAAAATAAAAACCAATGGCGATCAGTATATGGCTGTAAGCGGGCTTGACCGCAACGCGTCGGGCCTTCGTTCTCAGCCTGATCCCACTTTACAGCTATGCTATTTTGCCTATGCCGCGATTGAGGTGGTCAGGCAATTATCCTGCTCGTATGGCTTTAGCCTGGGTGTCAGGGTTGGGATCGCCACGGGCCCGGTGACCGGCGGTGTTATCGGCCAGCATAAACCCTGCTTTGATGTGTGGGGACAAACGGTAAACCTTGCGGCCCGGCTCGAGCAATACGCCAGCACCGACAAAGTCATGGTGTGTCCGCATACCGCCGCCAGGATTGGGCAGAATCCGCGTTCAGGATTTAAGCCGGGTCCGCCCACACTGCTACGTAATCAATATCCAGCGCACAGTCTGCACAAATCTTCTCATTGTTTTGTATAA
- the purB gene encoding adenylosuccinate lyase codes for MELNQLTAISPVDGRYAGKSEELRGIFSEYGLLKYRVQVEVRWLQMLAANAQITEVPAFSEQSDALLNEIVAHFSVDDAMRIKDIERTTNHDVKAVEYFLKEKVADNSELNAISEFIHFACTSEDINNLSHALMLTDARDNVILPYCDKIISELKRLAKEYRSVAMMARTHGQPASPTTMGKEMANVAMRLIRQRDQIARVELLGKINGAVGNYNAHLSAYPDIDWHQVSEQFVTSLGVSWNPYTTQIEPHDYIAELFDAVGRFNTILIDFDRDIWGYIALGHFKQKTVAGEIGSSTMPHKVNPIDFENSEGNLGLANAIFDHLATKLPISRWQRDLTDSTVLRNLGVGVGYSLIAYQATLKGISKLQVNEASLRAELDNNWELLAEPIQTVMRRFGIEKPYEKLKELTRGKKVNAEAISQFIDTLELPDSTKDELKKLSPASYIGDAERLVDQLPD; via the coding sequence GTGGAACTGAATCAGTTAACCGCTATTTCCCCGGTAGACGGCCGTTATGCCGGTAAAAGTGAAGAGCTGCGTGGTATCTTTAGTGAATATGGTTTGCTCAAATACCGTGTTCAGGTAGAGGTTCGCTGGCTTCAGATGCTGGCCGCCAATGCGCAAATTACCGAAGTGCCGGCATTTAGTGAACAGTCTGATGCGTTGCTCAATGAGATTGTGGCACACTTTTCGGTTGACGATGCCATGCGTATCAAAGACATTGAGCGCACCACCAATCATGATGTCAAAGCGGTGGAATACTTTTTAAAAGAAAAAGTAGCAGACAATAGCGAATTGAATGCCATCAGTGAATTTATTCATTTTGCCTGCACCTCAGAAGACATTAATAACCTTTCTCACGCGCTGATGCTTACCGATGCACGCGATAATGTCATCCTGCCTTACTGTGACAAAATCATCAGCGAACTAAAGCGTCTTGCCAAAGAATACCGCAGTGTCGCCATGATGGCGCGTACCCATGGCCAGCCTGCCTCTCCCACGACCATGGGTAAGGAAATGGCCAATGTCGCAATGCGTTTGATTCGTCAGCGCGACCAGATTGCCCGGGTTGAATTGCTGGGTAAAATTAACGGCGCCGTAGGGAACTACAATGCGCATTTGTCGGCCTACCCGGATATTGACTGGCATCAGGTCTCTGAACAGTTTGTCACCAGTCTGGGCGTTAGCTGGAATCCCTACACCACCCAAATTGAGCCGCATGATTATATCGCTGAGCTATTTGATGCGGTAGGCCGGTTTAATACTATCCTTATCGATTTTGACCGCGATATCTGGGGTTATATTGCTTTAGGGCACTTCAAGCAAAAAACCGTAGCCGGCGAAATTGGTTCCTCCACCATGCCGCATAAAGTTAACCCCATCGATTTTGAAAATTCAGAGGGTAATCTGGGTCTGGCTAACGCCATCTTTGATCATCTGGCGACTAAGTTACCAATTTCACGCTGGCAGCGCGACCTGACCGACTCTACCGTGTTACGCAATTTGGGCGTGGGTGTCGGCTATTCGTTAATTGCTTATCAGGCCACCTTAAAGGGCATCAGCAAGTTACAGGTGAATGAAGCCAGCTTGCGGGCTGAGCTGGACAACAACTGGGAATTGCTGGCTGAGCCTATCCAAACCGTCATGCGCCGGTTTGGTATTGAAAAGCCTTATGAGAAACTGAAAGAGCTGACCCGGGGCAAAAAAGTTAATGCTGAGGCCATCAGCCAGTTTATCGATACGCTGGAGTTGCCGGACAGTACTAAGGACGAGTTGAAAAAACTGTCTCCCGCCAGTTATATTGGTGATGCAGAACGGCTTGTCGATCAGTTACCTGACTGA
- the hflD gene encoding high frequency lysogenization protein HflD, producing MLDPKIEQHLALAGVCQAAALVKQVARNGQVDQDAFEASLSSILVTDPENPQHVFGSLSNLKLGYQTLLMQLSDKSSTKDTELTRYIASLLGLERKLAAKNNAMNELGERITHVQRQLAHVSFDNVQIVGSLASIYSDIISPLAPRIQVAGNPDHLRQPVNQHRVRALLLAGVRAAVMWRQMGGKRRQILLNRKSIVSSASEALRLI from the coding sequence ATGCTTGATCCTAAAATAGAACAACATCTTGCCCTGGCCGGGGTGTGTCAGGCTGCCGCGCTGGTAAAACAGGTGGCTCGTAATGGTCAGGTTGATCAGGACGCTTTTGAAGCCAGTTTGTCCAGTATTCTGGTTACAGACCCGGAAAATCCTCAGCACGTGTTTGGCAGCCTCAGTAATCTGAAACTGGGCTATCAGACTTTGCTAATGCAGCTGTCAGATAAGTCCTCCACCAAAGATACCGAACTTACCCGCTACATTGCCAGCTTGCTGGGCCTGGAACGTAAACTGGCCGCCAAGAACAATGCCATGAATGAACTGGGCGAGCGGATCACCCATGTACAGCGGCAGCTGGCGCATGTCAGTTTTGATAATGTACAGATTGTCGGTTCGCTGGCCAGCATTTATTCCGATATCATCAGCCCGCTGGCACCGCGTATTCAGGTAGCCGGTAATCCGGATCATCTGCGCCAGCCGGTAAACCAGCATCGGGTCAGAGCGCTCTTGTTGGCCGGTGTGCGGGCCGCGGTTATGTGGCGTCAAATGGGCGGTAAGCGCCGTCAAATCCTGTTAAACCGCAAAAGTATTGTGAGCAGTGCCAGCGAGGCGCTGCGCTTAATTTAA